The following nucleotide sequence is from Azospirillum brasilense.
CACCATGGCGAAGGCAAAGTTCGAGCGGAACAAGCCGCACTGCAACATCGGCACGATCGGCCACGTCGACCACGGCAAGACGTCGCTGACGGCGGCGATCACGAAGGTGCTGGCCGAGAGCGGCGGCGCGACCTTCACCGCCTACGACCAGATCGACAAGGCGCCGGAAGAGAAGGCCCGTGGCATCACGATCTCGACCGCCCACGTCGAGTACGAGACGACCAACCGCCACTACGCCCACGTCGATTGCCCGGGCCACGCCGACTACGTGAAGAACATGATCACGGGCGCCGCGCAGATGGACGGCGCGATCCTGGTCGTGTCGGCCGCCGACGGCCCGATGCCGCAGACCCGCGAGCACATCCTGCTGGCGCGCCAGGTCGGCGTGCCGGCGCTGGTGGTGTTCATGAACAAGGTCGACATGGTCGACGATCCGGAGCTGCTCGAGCTGGTCGAGATGGAGGTGCGCGAGCTGCTGTCCTCCTACCAGTTCCCGGGCGACGACATTCCGATCGTCAAGGGCTCGGCGCTGTGCGCGCTGGAGGACCGTTCGCCGGAGATCGGCCGTGACGCGATCCTCAAGCTGATGGCCGAGGTCGACCAGTACATCCCGCAGCCGGAGCGTCCGAAGGACCGTCCGTTCCTGATGCCGATCGAGGACGTGTTCTCGATCTCGGGCCGCGGCACGGTGGTGACCGGCCGCGTCGAGCGCGGCATCGTCAAGGTCGGCGAGGAAGTCGAGATCGTCGGTCTGAAGACCACGGTCAAGACGACGGTGACCGGCGTGGAGATGTTCCGCAAGCTGCTCGACTCGGGTGAGGCTGGCGACAACATCGGCGCGCTGCTGCGCGGCACGAAGCGTGAGGACGTCGAGCGCGGCCAGGTTCTAGCCAAGCCGGGCAGCATCACGCCGCACACCACCTTCAAGGCCGAGGCCTACATCCTGACGAAGGAAGAGGGTGGCCGTCACACGCCGTTCTTCACCAACTACCGTCCGCAGTTCTACTTCCGCACGACCGACGTGACGGGCATGGTGAAGCTGCCGGAAGGCACCGAGATGGTGATGCCGGGCGACAACATCTCCATGGAAGTCGAGCTGATCGCTCCGATTGCCATGGACGAGGGCTTGCGCTTCGCCATCCGCGAGGGTGGTCGTACGGTCGGCGCCGGCGTCGTCGCCTCGATCATCAAGTAAGATCGCGTTTTGTGAAGGGGGGCCGGCCTGCGGGTCGGCCCCCTTTTGCATGGCCGATCCGCGAAAATGCGGCGTGACGCGCCGAACCGGGCCGATCCCGTCACCCTCCTGTCACAAGAGGGAAAATGTGGGTTGACACCGAGGCCCCTAGGGCATACACGTTACGCCCTCTGGAATTTGGGTTGGTAGTAGGCACGTCCGGCCTAGACGCAGCCCGATCACGAACGGCACCGCAAGCTCCACTTGCACCGGTTGCTGCCAGGAACATCCATCCGCATTGCGATGCGGGGGATGTTCTTTTTCGTATCGGCCGTCAGATCGGACAGACGAACCGCCGCCCACCGCTTCGGTGAGCCGGCGCAGGTTCGCCTGCCGCCGCGGGTCCCCGGGGGACAGATTTTGGGGTGCCGGTGGCGCAGTCGCGTCATCGAAACGAGGTGCAAGGGACGTTTGGACATGGACAGCCAGAACATCCGCATCCGCTTGAAGGCGTTCGATCATCGCGTGCTCGACCAGTCGACCAGCGAGATCGTCAACACCGCCAAGCGGACCGGTGCTCGGGTGCGGGGCCCGATCCCGCTGCCGACGCAGATCGAGAAGTTTACGGTGAACCGCTCGCCGCACGTCGACAAGAAGTCGCGCGAGCAGTTCGAAATCCGCACCCACAAGCGTCTGCTCGACATCGTCGATCCGACGCCGCAGACGGTGGACGCGCTGATGAAGCTCGACCTCGCTGCCGGTGTGGACGTCGAGATCAAGCTCTAATTCGTTGCTGTTGAGGGACCTCTCCCTCTGAGGATGTCCCTGGTCAGGAGATAAAGAACAATGCGATCCGGTTTGATCGCGCAGAAAGTCGGCATGACCCGCGTCTTCACGGACGACGGGCAGCACGTGCCGGTGACTGTGCTGAAAGTCGACAGCTGCCAGGTCGTCGCCGTCCGCACCGAGGACAAGGATGGCTACACCGCCGTCCAGCTCGGCGCAGGCGCCATCAAGGTGAAGAACGTCACGAAGCCGCAGCGCGGGCATTTCGCCAAGGCGCGCGTCGAGCCCAAGCGCAAGCTGGTCGAGTTCCGCGTCGATGCCGACGCGCTGATCGAGGTCGGCGCCGAGCTCTCGGCTGCGCATTTCCTCCCGGGCCAGTTCGTCGACGTCACCGGCACTTCCATCGGCAAGGGCTTTGCCGGTGCGATGAAGCGCTGGAACTTCGGTGGTCTGCGCGCGACGCACGGCGTGTCGGTGTCGCACCGCTCGCACGGTTCGACGGGTAACCGCCAGGACCCCGGCAAGGTCTTCAAGAACAAGAAGATGGCCGGTCATCTCGGCGACGAGAAGGTCACGGTTCTGAACCTGAAGGTCGTGTCGGTCGATGAGGACCGCGGTCTGATCTTCCTCAAGGGTGCCGTTCCCGGCGCCGAGGGGGCTTGGCTCCGCATCCGCGACGCGGTGAAGAAGAAGGCTCCGGAAGGTCTGCCGTTCCCCGCCGGGATCAAGGCTGCGCCGGCCGCTGAAGCCGCCGCCGAGCCGCAGGAGTGATGGCCATGAAGGCGACCATTAAGAACCTGAACAACGAGACCGTCGGCGAGATCGAGCTGGCTGACGAGATCTTCGGCCTTCCGTCCCGCACGGACATCCTGGCCCGTATGGTCAACTGGCAGCTGGCCAAGCGCCGCGCCGGTACGCACAAGACCAAGACGGTCAGCGAGATCTCCGGCACCGGCAAGAAGCCGTACCGCCAGAAGGGCACCGGCCGCGCCCGTCAGGGCTCCATGCGCTCCGCCCAGTTCCGTGGCGGCGCGACCATCTTCGGCCCGGTCGTCCGCTCGCACGAGCACGACCTGACCAAGAAGGTCCGCAAGCTGGCCCTGAAGACCGCGCTGTCCACCAAGGCCGCGGAAGGCAAGCTCCTGGTCCTCGACGCCGCTTCGGCCGAGAGCCACAAGACCAAGGAGCTGGCTGTCCGTCTCGCTTCGCTCGGCCTGACCTCGGCCCTGATCATCGATGGCGCCAACCTGAACGAGAACTTCGCTCGGGCCTCGCGCAACATCCCGCTGATCGACGTGCTGCCGGAGCAGGGCGCCAACGTCTACGACATTCTTCGCCGCGATACGCTGGTCCTGACCCGCAACGCGGTCGAGCAGCTGGAGGCTCGCCTGAAATGAGCAAGCAGTCGAAACCTGCGGTGAGCCAGGAGCGGATGTACGACCTCATCCTGGCTCCGGTGATCACCGAGAAGTCGACGATGGCGTCGGAGCACAATCAGGTGACGTTCCGCGTGCCGCTGTCGGCGACCAAGCCGGAGATCAAGTCGGCTGTCGAGGGGCTGTTCAACGTGAAGGTGACGGCGGTCAACACCCTGGTTACCAAGGGCAAGACCAAGCGCTTCCGCGGGACCATCGGCCGTCGCTCGGACTTCAAGAAGGCCGTCGTGACCCTCGCCGAGGGGAACAAGATCGACGTGACCACGGGCATCTGAGCGGGAGTGTGATCCGATGGCTCTGAAGCAATATCGCCCAATTACGCCGTCGCTCCGCCAGCTGGTCATCGTCGACCGCTCGGAGCTGTGGAAGGGCAAGCCGGTCAAGACCCTCACCGAGGGCCTGACCAAGTCCGGCGGCCGCAACAACACCGGCCGCATCACCGCGCGCCGGATGGGTGGCGGTCACAAGCGCGTCTACCGTCTGGTGGACTTCAAGCGCCGCAAGTTCAACGTCCCGGCGGTCGTCGAGCGCCTGGAGTACGATCCGAACCGCACGGCCTTCATCGCCCTCATCAAGTATGAGGACGGCACCATGTCCTACATTCTGGCGCCGCAGCGCCTGAAGGTGGGCGACACGGTGATCGCCGGCGAGAAGGTGGATGTGAAGCCCGGCAACGCCATGCCGCTGAAGAACATCCCGGTCGGTTCGGTGCTGCACAACGTCGAGCTGAAGCCCGGCAAGGGTGGTCAGCTGGCCCGTTCGGCCGGCACCTACCTGCAGCTGGTCGGCCGCGACGGCGGGTACGCCCAGCTGAAGCTGCCCTCGGGCGAGCTTCGCGTGGTCCGCGGCGACTGCATGGCCACCCTGGGTGCCGTGTCGAACCCGGACAACATGAACACCAACAAGGGCAAGGCCGGTCGCAGCCGTTGGCTGGGCATCCGTCCGTCCGTCCGTGGTGTCGCCATGAACCCGATCGACCACCCGCACGGTGGTGGTGAAGGCCGCACCTCGGGTGGCCGTCATCCGGTCACGCCGTGGGGCAAGCCGACCAAGGGCAAGAAGACTCGTCACAACAAGAAGACGGATGGCCTGATCCTGCGCCGCCGTCATTCGAAGTAAGGAGGGCGGACGATGGCACGCTCCGTTTGGAAGGGCCCGTTCGTCGACGGCTACCTGCTCAAGAAGGCGGACAAGTCGCGGGCTTCGGGCCGCAACGAGATCATCAAGATCTGGTCGCGTCGCTCGACGATCCTGCCGCAGTTCGTGGGTCTCACGTTCGGCGTGTACAATGGCCACAAGTTCCTGCCGGTTCTGGTGACCGAGAACATGATCGGCCACAAGTTCGGTGAGTTCGCTCCGACGCGCACCTTCTACGGGCACGCGGCGGACAAGAAGGCGAAGAGGAAGTAAGCCATGGGCAAGCCCTCCAACCCCAGCCGTATCGCGGAGAACGAGGCCATCGCCTCCAATCCGATGATCCGCACCAGCCCGCGCAAGCTGAACCTCGTCGCCCAGCTCATCCGGAACAAGGATGCCAGCAGCGCCGTGGCCGAGCTGACCTTCTCCAAGCGCCGCATCGCCGGCGAGGTGAAGAAGGTCCTCCAGGCCGCGATCGCCAACGCCGAGAACAACCATCAGCTCGATGTGGACCGCCTGTACGTCTCCTCGGCGACGGTCGGCCGCGCCCTGGTGATGAAGCGCTTCCACGCCCGTGCCCGTGGGCGCGGCGCGCGGGTCGAGAAGCTGTTCTCCAACCTGACGATCATCGTGCGTGAGCGCGAAGCCGCCGCTGCCGAAGGGGCCGAGTAAGATGGGTCAGAAAGTCAATCCGATCGGGCTGCGCCTCGGCATCAACCGGACCTGGGACAGCCGTTGGTTCGCCAAGCGCGACTACGCCAACCTGCTGCACCAGGACCTGAAGCTGCGCGGCTATCTGCAGGGTCGCCTGCAGCAGGCCGGCTGCTCGCGCGTCATCATCGAGCGTCCGGCCAAGAAGGCCCGCGTCACCATCCACTCCGCCCGTCCGGGCGTGGTGATCGGCAAGAAGGGCGCGGACATCGAGAAGCTGCGCACCGAGCTGTCGAAGATGGCCGGCGGCGAGGTGAGCCTGAACATCATCGAGATCCGCAAGCCGGAGATCGATGCCAAGCTCATCGCCGAGAACATCTCCAACCAGCTCGAGCGCCGTGTCGCCTTCCGCCGCGCCATGAAGCGCGCGGTCCAGTCGGCCATGCGTCTGGGCGCCCAGGGCATCCGGATCAACTGCTCCGGCCGTCTCGGCGGCGCCGAGATCGCCCGCCTGGAGTGGTACCGCGAGGGCCGCGTTCCGCTGCACACCCTGCGTGCGGACATCGACTACGGCACCGCGACCGCGAAGACCACCTACGGCACCTGCGGTGTCAAGGTGTGGGTCTTCAAGGGCGAGATCATGGCGCACGACCCGATGGCGCAGGACAAGCGCATGGGCACCGAGCCGGTGTCGACCGATGGCGAGCCGCGGCGCGAGCGTCGCGAGCGTGGTGACCGTGAGGAGCGTGGGGGCCGTGGTCGCGGCGACCGTGACCGCTCCGAGCGGGCTGACCGCTAGTAAGGGGCACGAGCGATGCTTTCTCCGAAGCGTACCAAGTACCGCAAGGCCCACAAGGGCCGCATCCACGGCAACGCGAAGGGCGGCACCCAGCTGAACTTCGGCTCCTTCGGCCTCAAGGCCCTGGAGCCGGAGCGCATCACGGCCCGCCAGATCGAGGCGGCCCGCCGCGCGATCACCCGCGCCATGAAGCGTCAGGGCCGCGTGTGGATCCGCGTGTTCCCGGACCTGCCGGTCTCCACCAAGCCCGCCGAAGTCCGCATGGGTTCCGGTAAGGGCACGCCCGAATACTGGGCGGCCCGCGTTCATCCCGGCCGCATCCTGTTTGAGCTGGACGGCGTGCCCGCGGATGTGGCAAAGCAGGCGTTCGCCCTGGCGGCCGCCAAGCTGCCGATCAAGACCAAGCTGGTGACCCGCCTCGGCGGCGGTGAGGAGGTGGCGGCATGAAGTCCGTCGACGTGCGTGCGAAGAGCACCGAGGAGCTGAACGATCAGCTCCTCCAGCTCAAAAAGGAACAGTTCAACCTGCGTTTCCAGCGGGCCTCCGGCCAGCTGGAGAACACCGCGCGGGTGCGAGTGGTGCGTCGCGACATCGCGCGCATCAAGACGATCCTCGGCGAGCGTTCGCGCTCGGCCGAAGCCGGCAAGTAAGGAGGGCTACCTATGCCTCGCCGCGTTCTGCAGGGCACGGTGGTCAGCGACAAGGGCGACAAGACGGTTATCGTCCTGGTCGAGCGCCGCGTCATGCACCCCGTGTACAAGAAGTTCATTCGTCAGTCGAAGAAGTACGCCGCCCATGACGAGGGCAACCAGTTCAAGGTCGGCGATACCGTTTCGATCATCGAATGCCGCCCGATCTCCAAGCGCAAGCGCTGGACGGTCGTGCTTGAGTCCGCCGCCGTTAGCGGCGCCGCGTAAACGGAAGGGTACAAACCATGATCCAGATGCAAACCAACCTGGAAGTCGCCGACAATAGCGGGGCGCGCCGGGTGCAGTGCATCAAGGTGCTTGGCGGGTCCAAGCGGAAGGTGGCCACCGTCGGCGACGTGATCGTCGTCTCGGTCAAGGAAGCCATTCCGAAGGGTCGCGTCAAGAAGGGCGACGTGCATCGCGCCGTCATCGTCCGCACCGCGAAGGAACTGCGCCGGGAGGACGGGTCCGCGATCCGTTTCGACCGCAATGCCGCCGTGCTGATCAACAAGCAGGGCGAGCCGATCGGCACGCGTATCTTCGGGCCGGTCACTCGTGAGCTTCGCGGCAAGAAGTTCATGAAGATCATCTCGCTGGCGCCGGAGGTGCTGTGATGGCCGCGAAGATCAAGACCAAGGACAAGGTCGTCATCCTTGCCGGTAAGGACAAGGGGAAGACCGGTGAGGTCCTCAAGGTCATCCCGGCGGAAAACCGTGTCGTCGTGCAGGGCGTGAACGTGGTGAAGAAGCACCAGCGTCCGAGCGCCACCTCGCAGGGCGGCATCGTTGAGTTCGAGGCGCCCATCAACGTCTCGAACGTTGCTCATGTCGACCCCAAGGACGGCAAGCCGACCCGCGTCGGTTTCAAGGTCCTTGAGGATGGCCGCAAGGTGCGTGTCGCCAAGCGGTCCGGCGAAGTCATCGACGTGTGAGGACCGGACCAATGGCTGCACGTTTGAAGGAAGTGTACGACTCCAAGATCCGCGCTGCGCTCAAGGCTGAGTTCGGCTACGCGAACGACATGGAAGTTCCGCGGATCGAGAAGATCGTCATCAACATGGGTGTCGGCGAAGCTGTCGGCGACTCCAAGAAGATCCAGAATGCGGTGAGCGAACTGACGGCGATCAGCGGCCAGAAGCCGATCGTCACGAAGTCCCGCAAGTCGATCGCGCAGTTCAAGCTGCGTGAGGGCATGGCGATCGGGTGCAAGGTCACGCTCCGTCGTGAGCGGATGTACGAGTTCCTGGATCGCCTGGTCACGATCGCGTTGCCGCGTGTCCGCGACTTCCGCGGCATCCCCGGCAACAGCTTCGACGGCCGTGGCAACTATGCCATGGGCGTGAAGGAGCAGATCATTTTCCCGGAGATCGACTACGACAAGATCGATCAGATCCGCGGCATGGACATCATTTTCGTCACCTCGGCGAAGACCGACAAGGAAGCCAAGGCTCTCCTGAAGGCCTTCGACATGCCGTTTGTGGCCTGATTGGCTGGAGCACGACCCCATGGCTAAGACCAGTGCCATCGAGAAGAACAAGCGTCGCACCAAGCTGGTGAAGCAGTTCGCCAACAAGCGTGCCCGCCTGAAGGCCATCGCCTCCGATCGCTCCCTCCCGCCGGAAGAGCAGTTCGCCGCCCGCCTCAAGCTGGCCGAAATGCCGCGCAACTCGTCGAAGGTGCGCATCCGCAACCGCTGCGAAATGACCGGCCGTCCGCGGGCGTTCTATCGCAAGTTTAAGCTGTCCCGCGTCACCCTCCGTGAACTGGCCTCGACTGGCCAGATCCCGGGGATGGTGAAGTCGAGCTGGTAAGGAGGGTCGGAGAATGTCTTTGAGCGATCCGCTCGGCGATATGCTGACCCGCATTCGCAACGGTCAGCACGCCCGTATGTCTGTTGTGCAGAGCCCGGCGTCGAAGCTGCGCAGCAACGTGCTTGAGGTTCTCAAGCGCGAGGGTTACATCCGCGGCTACTCCGAGGAGGAGCTGCGCCCCGGCATCAAGAACCTGAAGATCGAGCTGAAGTATCACGAAGGCGAGCCTGTGATTAAGCAGATCGCCCGCGTGTCGAAGCCCGGCCGCCGCGTTTATTCGAAGATCACCGATCTGCCCCGCGTCTTCAACGGCCTCGGCATCGCGATCCTCTCCACGCCGCGCGGCGTGATGTCGGACAATGAG
It contains:
- the tuf gene encoding elongation factor Tu is translated as MAKAKFERNKPHCNIGTIGHVDHGKTSLTAAITKVLAESGGATFTAYDQIDKAPEEKARGITISTAHVEYETTNRHYAHVDCPGHADYVKNMITGAAQMDGAILVVSAADGPMPQTREHILLARQVGVPALVVFMNKVDMVDDPELLELVEMEVRELLSSYQFPGDDIPIVKGSALCALEDRSPEIGRDAILKLMAEVDQYIPQPERPKDRPFLMPIEDVFSISGRGTVVTGRVERGIVKVGEEVEIVGLKTTVKTTVTGVEMFRKLLDSGEAGDNIGALLRGTKREDVERGQVLAKPGSITPHTTFKAEAYILTKEEGGRHTPFFTNYRPQFYFRTTDVTGMVKLPEGTEMVMPGDNISMEVELIAPIAMDEGLRFAIREGGRTVGAGVVASIIK
- the rpsJ gene encoding 30S ribosomal protein S10, which produces MDSQNIRIRLKAFDHRVLDQSTSEIVNTAKRTGARVRGPIPLPTQIEKFTVNRSPHVDKKSREQFEIRTHKRLLDIVDPTPQTVDALMKLDLAAGVDVEIKL
- the rplC gene encoding 50S ribosomal protein L3, producing the protein MRSGLIAQKVGMTRVFTDDGQHVPVTVLKVDSCQVVAVRTEDKDGYTAVQLGAGAIKVKNVTKPQRGHFAKARVEPKRKLVEFRVDADALIEVGAELSAAHFLPGQFVDVTGTSIGKGFAGAMKRWNFGGLRATHGVSVSHRSHGSTGNRQDPGKVFKNKKMAGHLGDEKVTVLNLKVVSVDEDRGLIFLKGAVPGAEGAWLRIRDAVKKKAPEGLPFPAGIKAAPAAEAAAEPQE
- the rplD gene encoding 50S ribosomal protein L4 — protein: MKATIKNLNNETVGEIELADEIFGLPSRTDILARMVNWQLAKRRAGTHKTKTVSEISGTGKKPYRQKGTGRARQGSMRSAQFRGGATIFGPVVRSHEHDLTKKVRKLALKTALSTKAAEGKLLVLDAASAESHKTKELAVRLASLGLTSALIIDGANLNENFARASRNIPLIDVLPEQGANVYDILRRDTLVLTRNAVEQLEARLK
- a CDS encoding 50S ribosomal protein L23; amino-acid sequence: MSKQSKPAVSQERMYDLILAPVITEKSTMASEHNQVTFRVPLSATKPEIKSAVEGLFNVKVTAVNTLVTKGKTKRFRGTIGRRSDFKKAVVTLAEGNKIDVTTGI
- the rplB gene encoding 50S ribosomal protein L2, whose translation is MALKQYRPITPSLRQLVIVDRSELWKGKPVKTLTEGLTKSGGRNNTGRITARRMGGGHKRVYRLVDFKRRKFNVPAVVERLEYDPNRTAFIALIKYEDGTMSYILAPQRLKVGDTVIAGEKVDVKPGNAMPLKNIPVGSVLHNVELKPGKGGQLARSAGTYLQLVGRDGGYAQLKLPSGELRVVRGDCMATLGAVSNPDNMNTNKGKAGRSRWLGIRPSVRGVAMNPIDHPHGGGEGRTSGGRHPVTPWGKPTKGKKTRHNKKTDGLILRRRHSK
- the rpsS gene encoding 30S ribosomal protein S19, which gives rise to MARSVWKGPFVDGYLLKKADKSRASGRNEIIKIWSRRSTILPQFVGLTFGVYNGHKFLPVLVTENMIGHKFGEFAPTRTFYGHAADKKAKRK
- the rplV gene encoding 50S ribosomal protein L22; this translates as MGKPSNPSRIAENEAIASNPMIRTSPRKLNLVAQLIRNKDASSAVAELTFSKRRIAGEVKKVLQAAIANAENNHQLDVDRLYVSSATVGRALVMKRFHARARGRGARVEKLFSNLTIIVREREAAAAEGAE
- the rpsC gene encoding 30S ribosomal protein S3 — protein: MGQKVNPIGLRLGINRTWDSRWFAKRDYANLLHQDLKLRGYLQGRLQQAGCSRVIIERPAKKARVTIHSARPGVVIGKKGADIEKLRTELSKMAGGEVSLNIIEIRKPEIDAKLIAENISNQLERRVAFRRAMKRAVQSAMRLGAQGIRINCSGRLGGAEIARLEWYREGRVPLHTLRADIDYGTATAKTTYGTCGVKVWVFKGEIMAHDPMAQDKRMGTEPVSTDGEPRRERRERGDREERGGRGRGDRDRSERADR
- the rplP gene encoding 50S ribosomal protein L16, encoding MLSPKRTKYRKAHKGRIHGNAKGGTQLNFGSFGLKALEPERITARQIEAARRAITRAMKRQGRVWIRVFPDLPVSTKPAEVRMGSGKGTPEYWAARVHPGRILFELDGVPADVAKQAFALAAAKLPIKTKLVTRLGGGEEVAA
- the rpmC gene encoding 50S ribosomal protein L29, whose amino-acid sequence is MKSVDVRAKSTEELNDQLLQLKKEQFNLRFQRASGQLENTARVRVVRRDIARIKTILGERSRSAEAGK
- the rpsQ gene encoding 30S ribosomal protein S17, which codes for MPRRVLQGTVVSDKGDKTVIVLVERRVMHPVYKKFIRQSKKYAAHDEGNQFKVGDTVSIIECRPISKRKRWTVVLESAAVSGAA
- the rplN gene encoding 50S ribosomal protein L14 produces the protein MIQMQTNLEVADNSGARRVQCIKVLGGSKRKVATVGDVIVVSVKEAIPKGRVKKGDVHRAVIVRTAKELRREDGSAIRFDRNAAVLINKQGEPIGTRIFGPVTRELRGKKFMKIISLAPEVL
- the rplX gene encoding 50S ribosomal protein L24, which gives rise to MMAAKIKTKDKVVILAGKDKGKTGEVLKVIPAENRVVVQGVNVVKKHQRPSATSQGGIVEFEAPINVSNVAHVDPKDGKPTRVGFKVLEDGRKVRVAKRSGEVIDV
- the rplE gene encoding 50S ribosomal protein L5; amino-acid sequence: MAARLKEVYDSKIRAALKAEFGYANDMEVPRIEKIVINMGVGEAVGDSKKIQNAVSELTAISGQKPIVTKSRKSIAQFKLREGMAIGCKVTLRRERMYEFLDRLVTIALPRVRDFRGIPGNSFDGRGNYAMGVKEQIIFPEIDYDKIDQIRGMDIIFVTSAKTDKEAKALLKAFDMPFVA
- the rpsN gene encoding 30S ribosomal protein S14, with the translated sequence MAKTSAIEKNKRRTKLVKQFANKRARLKAIASDRSLPPEEQFAARLKLAEMPRNSSKVRIRNRCEMTGRPRAFYRKFKLSRVTLRELASTGQIPGMVKSSW
- the rpsH gene encoding 30S ribosomal protein S8; translated protein: MSLSDPLGDMLTRIRNGQHARMSVVQSPASKLRSNVLEVLKREGYIRGYSEEELRPGIKNLKIELKYHEGEPVIKQIARVSKPGRRVYSKITDLPRVFNGLGIAILSTPRGVMSDNEARAANVGGEVLCRVF